GAAACTCCGTCAGGCCAGGAAGGATGCCGTCAATGAGTATCGCGACTCTGAGGCTTTGTTGAAGGAGCTGGggggatcgttccttcaaggctttgacGATGCACTCCGTCAGATAAAAAAGGCCTACCCAGATCTGGACGTGTCCATGATAACTGTTAGTGATCAAGATCAGACATTTGCTCTGCCCGTCACTTCAGAAAACACGAAGGACCTCTTCGGAGACGAGACAACTCAGGGTGACGGAGAGTCCGCTGTGCCGAAAGAGGTTCCTGTTGCCGACCCTAAGAAAGTAGATTAATCTCTTGTAAATGTTGAAGAGGATCCGtccttttttatatgtttttagtaCTTTGAAGACAGTTTGTTTTAAGTTAGCTTTTGTACCgaacaatgtttttctttcattatatgTTTACGCATATTTTTGTTGCTGGTTAAGTATTTGTATCCGTTAAGGATTTTTCTCTCCGTCTTCTTGTATGTTAAGTGTTAATTTGGACAAACTGGTCtgttgatccgtccactttaaaAAGCTTTTCTCACCTCTCATCGGACCCGTCTATTACGGATATGATATACTATCCGTCCACTTTGGGGTGGCTGACCTTTATCGTCTTGTTGTTCGTCCACTTCGTGGGCGTTTTAGAACCGTTCGTTTTGGGAGCATAACTATTTCAGCCGTTTTTACGGTCCGTCCACTTTTGttggcattttttttgttttatcgAGTCGATGATCCGTTCACCTTGTGATGGTTAtaccgtccaatttatggacataaaataattcatcgttttgggtgatccgtccactttgtggcggctataCCGTCCGGTTaatggacttgtaaaattacTCATCGTTTTTGGGTGATCTGTCCACATTGTggcggctataccgtccactttatggacttgtaaaattactcaccgttttgggtgatccgtccacatTGTGGACTATGTAGTTATCCTTCTGGGACGATCCGTCGGACGTCCATCTTGTGGATTTCAAGTAATCATCCCTGTAGGATGATATCATCCCTGTAAGATGTTATCATCCTTttaggatgatccgtccatcttgtggacttcaTTTTATATCCGTTCATCTTGCGGACTTTAAGTTATCATCCCCGTCGGATGTTATCATCCCTGTGGGATgctccgtccatcttgtggactttatttcgtgtccgtccatcttgtggactttaagTTGTCATCCCCGTAGGATGTCATCATCAACATGGGATGCttcgtccatcttgtggactttattttgtgtccgtccatcttgtggactttaagGTGGTGGACTTTAAGTTGTCATCCCCGTAGGATGTCATCATCAACGTGGGATgctccgtccatcttgtggactttattttgtgtccgtccatcttgtggactttaagTTGTCATCCCCGTAGGATGTTATCATCAATGTGGGATgctccgtccatcttgtggactttattttgtgtccgtccatcttgtggactttaagTTGTCATCCCCGTAGGATGCTATCATCCCTTTAGGATGccccgtccatcttgtggacttcaTTTTGTATTCGTCCGTCTCGTGCACTTTTAACTAGCTTTCGTTAACTTTGTGGACAATTGTAATGACATCCAAGTAGAAGATCATAATTGTATCTAATTATAGAGatgcgtaaaggaaaagtgTCTGCCCCCTTGGGTTTAAAAAAGGCACGACAAGATTGtagcaaaagaaaaacagttaaatgaaaaacttataaaaagcttaaaaagccaaaaagaaaattggttgccgttcgccgtattactatcactggtagtattttctcaaatgctcggcattccatggatgcggtagcttctcTCCATCAGTtgtctccaggtggtatgttcctttccttttccatgccatgactctataaggtccttcccaattggggccgagttttccctATGTAGGGTCTCTAGTTGCACCTATGACCCTCCTGAGTACaaggtctcctacttggaagtttctgtgtcggacccgggagttgtaatgtctggccatgcgATCCTGGTATCTAGCGATCCGTTGCTCCGTCgccgaccttacctcatctatcaggtccagctgtagcctcatagattcgtcgttcctgctttcgtcatggttgtgaaccctgtaacttgtgagcccaacttctgctgggatgaccgcctcactcccgtatgtcagtcggaatggcgtctctcctgttggagtcctcgccgttgtcctTTATGCCCACAGTATGCTCGgcaattcttcgggccatatgctctttgccccctcgagccgagtcttgataatctttaacaggaatcggttcgtgacttcaacctggccattagcctgaggatgggcgggtgatgagtagtggttttttattcctagctgtgtgcagaaatcccggaagtggccgttgtcgaactgcctcccgttatctgagacaaggactctaggaatgccaaacctgcatacgatgcaccgccagacaaaacttctaatgttcttttctgtaatggtggccaaggcttccgcttctacccattttgtgaagtagtcaatacccactaccaagaactttagctgccttaccgccgttgggaaaggtcccatgatatctagtccccactgagcgaacggccatggagccgttATAGGGGTCAGCTCCTCAGCTGGCTGTccgataaaattgctgaacctctggcatttgtcgcagcttttaacgtaagactcggcatccttctgcatggttggccagtaatacccagctcgtaccagtttgtgcaccaacgaccgCGATCCAGAATGATTCCTGCATATCCCTTCGTGtacttccctcattacgtaATCTGCCTCTTCAGCCCCGAGGCATCTTAGATAAGGgcgggagaaacctctcttgtaaagaatgtcttttatcaagacgaacctTGCCGCTTGGACTTTTAGCTTTCTTGCTGCCTCCTTCTCTTCtggcagtaacccgtccttcaagtatgaagtAATCTGTGTAgtccagtttctttcggagcgtatctcctgcatgttgtcggggtctattagtggaaagagttgaacaaaggaaagtacattacccggtgtcatcatatgttctgctgaagcggctttggctagccgaTCGGCGAGCACATTTTCTCCCTTGGGGATTTGGACGACCATCGCTTTTAGCCCGTTGACACTCGCccttacttgatcaagatatctcttcaacctttccccCTTGCATTCATAATCTCCGTTCACTTGATTGGTCACGACTTGAGAGTCGCAATAAACGACCACACTTTCAGCtccggcggctttggctaggtcgAGTCCTGCCGCAACCGCTTCGTATTCTacttcattgttggtaatggggaagtcgagacggaccatacattcgatcttgtctccTTCAGGTGACAGCAATactatgccggcccctccaattcgccgattggaTGATCCGTCGGTGTAGATGCTCCACTGAGGGGGTTCTTCTGCCCTCTTGTCCTTGTCACGcgtaaactctgctatgaagtcggctacagcttgtcctttaatggccacatgtggacggtacttgatatcaaactcactcaattctattgcccacagcgtcagtcgacctgcggcttcaggattactcagtgcccttcgcaagggcttgtcggtcattacgttcacggtatgggcttgaaagtagggtttgagcttgcgagccGCCATGACCAATGCaaaagcgagtttctccataggttggtatctttcttcggcaccgcggagcgcccggctggcgtagtatacaggcttctgtgcattatcctcttctctaattaaggtcgcgctgacggcgacagaggagacagccaagtagaggaaaagttcttcaccaggttgcgagggactcaataggggtggtgaagataggtatgcctttaattcctcgaacgctcgctgacactcgtccgtccactcgaaggatttctttaatgtgcgaaAGAAGGGCAAGCACTTGTCTgtggctctcgacacgaatctatttaatGCCGCTATCTTGCtgttaaggctttgtatctccttcacatttcgcgggggggccatctctactatggctcggattttgtccgggttagcctcaatccccctctgggataccatgaaccctaggaatttgtctgccgttacgccgaacgcgcactttcccggattgagtttcatgttgtaggatcgaAGCGTACCGAATGTTTCCTTAAGATCTTccaggtggtcttcctccttccggctcttcaccagcatgtcgtcgacatagacttggacattcctcccgatttgctgcgcgaacatcttgttcattagcctttggtatgttgcccccgcattcttcaggccgaatggcattactttgtaacaaaatagtccttggctggttacgaacgaagtcttctcctgatcggcctcgtgcatgcggatctggttataacccgagaaagcgtccatgaagcttagtaattggtgttgagccgtcgagtctactaggacgtcgactcttggaaggggatagctatctttaggaCACGCTTTGTTAAAAtctgtgaaatccacgcacatctGCCATTTGCCGCTCGCTTTCTtcaccattaccacattcgccagccaatcgggatagtagacttccctgatgaagcttgcctcttggagtttgcagacctcttccgctattgcttggtctcgCTCCGgtgcgaacactctcttcttttgtcggacgggtggaaatgagggcaatacattcaatttgtgtaccatgaccgagggatcgattcccggcatatcgtcatggcttcaggcgaacacatccttattACCCCTCAGGAAAGCTacgagctcttgacggattgcggGTTTGGTAAGCGTTCCAATCTTGGTTGTTCtgtccggattggaactgtcaagagttatctcctccagcttctctgtGGGTTCTGCCATCattcggtgctcttctatgttcaaggcctggatttggtcttgcatctccatcatagctacgtagcattctcgtgcggcaacttgacttccgcgtagctctcctaccccatactccgttgggaacttaatcattaggtggtaagttgatgttaccgccttccacgagttgagcgtaggtcgtccaagaatagcattgtaggcggacgagcaatcgaccaacaagaatgtcacgttcctggtgatttgttgggggtaatctcctactgTCACCGGTAACGTTACCGAGCCCAAAGGGAATACCTTACTCCCTCCGAAACTAACGAGCGAGGCGTTTGTCGGTATTAGCTGCtccctgtcaatcctcatttgctggaatgctGGATAGTACAAGATATCGgccgagctgccgttgtcgatcaacactcggtgcatgttgtagtctctCGTCCGCATgctgacgacgagggcatcgtcgtgtggatAGTGTAGGTgccgtgcatcctcttccgAGAACCCAACAACAGGGCTTTCTCTTTTTGCTATCTTTGGCACTGTGCCCGCCAACTGGACATTCTATaccatccgaaggtatgttttgcgagccttttttgacgatccggccgcagcagttcctccgattatcattcttatgtcccctaatgggggtcttggtcgctcATTTTCTCGGCGGGGGTGTTGTTCTtgtgggggttgatccgttctccccttgttgatgaacttctgcagcttcccttgtcggataagggTTTCGATTTGCtccttcaagtcgtagcaatcggccgtgtcgtggccgtggtcacgatggaagcggcaatatttgtctctggaccttttgctgggatcactcttcagctttcctgggaacgtcagggacccttcgtccttaatctgcattaggacttggtctatcggcgcggttaacggggtgaaacttgtgaaccttCCGCCCGTGGGTTTTTgacgtctgtcctcccttcgatctcccatccttcctttcttccgcccctggtcctgtcggggatcctcttgtctgtctcttttcttgggcctATCTTCTCGGGCTAATAacgcgtcttcagcgttcatatatttggtggccctgtaaagcacctccgacatggtcttggggtcgtttttatatagggagaacaaaaacttaccccccttcagcccattcgtgaatgctgctaccaatatcttgtcgtcggcttcgtcgatcgagagcgcttccttattgaagcgtgatatgtaggcccgcAACGTCTCCTTCTCTCgttgcttgatattcattaaacaagccgtggattttctataccgatgtcctccgatgaagtgcgtagtaaattgagcacttaattccttgaaggtgctgatggagttgggtgctagCCGACTGAACCAAATCCTCGCTGCGCCCTttagggttgtaggaaaggccctgcacataatcgcgtctgccactccctgaaggtgcatcagggtcttgaaggtctctaggtgatctagagggtccctgactccgtcataactatccatatttggcatgcggaacttattcggcagggggaaggagttgacggttgtcgtgaatggcgagtcagtccggttgacaaggtcgtcaagatcacttgacactcgccccttgagagcgttcatcattaCATCCATCTATTCCTtaatcgcctgcatctccgcgatgatgGATTGTGGAGCCGTATCCGTCAGGGAAAGGATGTTAATGTCCCGTCGCACTGGtctgctcggggcgttactctcctgtggtccgtcctgatttctcctttcAGCACTGGTCccttcttgatccgctccttggttattgaccgtcgcattcttttggttcagctgctcttctaggtcgtggttttgtttggtgaggcgctccacggctgtggcgagcgtcctgacctgtttctcaagggcagtcgtaggggcttctcCTTCTTGAACGTCATtagtggttgccattgagcgagtgagtaccatgtaactcttttgtctaggaagcgatgAAGTGCTATGCGtattcccacagacggcgccaactgatgacgttgaaaattgtcaccaataagtcacaccgtactcgcgactcaaagcgaacctgcacaacaagaacgatcgaaagaaaacctttagagagcaccagtgtggtgccggccaaacgctctccgaaggtcaagtcagaattcgtctctTCACTTCTAGAGCgctagagagggtcaattaatcgTACCTTGATTTGCAAAAGTgttagtccttttatagtggtagagggttggcttttcttcttgacctccagatatttccaatgtgggactctaaTACAAATTCTCCAAAGCGTGGTGAGTAAGGATTGCCCTTtttggatcttagggcttttctaggcgatagagatttcggatcatgggcccatACTATGTCTGTCAGCGATGGGCCTTCAAAGCGCGTGGGACCATCTTTACACAGGCCCAACAGTTCCAATCCAGCCCAACAGTtccaatccgtcaggcccattaaggtaggcccatcaagctctatattttatcatctttagTATCCGTAGAGAATGTTAGAATATATACTAAGTTGGCTTTAAAAGGTCAATGtttaagaaagaataaaatttattaaaattattgatgatataaattatataattaaaaaattttcttttgctcCCACATAGTGTTTTCTTAAGATTTTCACTTACTGTTCGCATCGAGTGAGCTCACGAAGGAGTAAAGTGCTAgttcaagaaattattttcaaagtGTAAATAGTCAAACTCGAACTGTAGTGCATATCCAATCAAACCCGATACAAACACCTTGAAACTTAGAGTCCAACCAACCTGGGTTATATGATTAACAAACCTATACcgttcaaaaaaaaacttatcaaacTCAACAATCGTTATCTCCGAGACACTGACTTCTTAACTTCTCAAAGACACCAAGAGCTTCTATTGATGTTTGCCACAGACCACAGCCTCTGACGTAACATATTCTCTCTCtgcaacttttattttcttcattttctgtGTGTCACAACTCACAGCCTCCATATCTGAATTCTGATCTCTCTCTTACACATACATACGCCTTTTGACGCTccaaaaatcttcaaaaagtctCTGAAAAGCACACCAGCACAAGAACCTTATTCCCATACATAGAATCCAGCCACTTCtgccgccgccaccaccaccaccactatcTTCAGAACTATAAAACAGACAAACTGGGCCTTGGAAAAGTCTCAATAAACAATAGTGAGACTGTGAGAGAGACCAATTCCAAAACAGAATAGCCAGCTTTCAGAGAAGTCTATAGTGATGTCTATCACTGATCCTTGTTAGTTAAAAATCAACAGAAACCCATCTCAGAAAACTTCTTCAAAAGCTTCCCTTTTGATTATTTAGTCTTTCCACACTGACTCATTTATATATACTGCATATAGCATGAGAAAACTCAGAGGCTACAAGCTCAGACGCAAGGTGGTCAAGATTTTCAAATGGATAATCCGACGCAAAAGAAAACCCACAAGCACAAGGTACCACCTTTTGGACCCTCCGACCCGGACCCGAACCCTGAACCCGATGTCCAAAATCATCAACTTGGCTCGGTGTCTTACGCGTGGAGCAAAGGAACTGTGTCTTCACAATTCCAATTCGGATCCGGATTACATACGGTTGGGTCAAGACCCGGTGGAAACAATAAAGTCAGAAGGTGTACCAAAAGGGCGCTTGGCGGTCTACGTGGGCGAATCAAATGATGACACGCAAAGGTATTTGGTGCCTGTGATATATTTCAATCACCCACTGTTTGGGGAGCTGTTAAAGGAGGCTGAGAATGTATACGGGTTCAATCATCCGGGTGGTATAACAATACCATGTGGGGTTTCCGAGTTTGAGAGAGTGCAGACTAAGATTGCAGCAGGGGAACGAAGCCCACGTCAAAGGTGGAGGCGTCctaaattttgattgatgatgAAAATTAGTCCGCTAGGTTAGCAGGTTCAGTGTTTCTGCACATGACCCGATACGATACAGTCATGTATCCATTATCCAATACTTACTACATGTCTGTATTATATTGGATTCAATCATCAATGCACAAG
The sequence above is drawn from the Quercus lobata isolate SW786 chromosome 12, ValleyOak3.0 Primary Assembly, whole genome shotgun sequence genome and encodes:
- the LOC115972097 gene encoding auxin-responsive protein SAUR36, which produces MRKLRGYKLRRKVVKIFKWIIRRKRKPTSTRYHLLDPPTRTRTLNPMSKIINLARCLTRGAKELCLHNSNSDPDYIRLGQDPVETIKSEGVPKGRLAVYVGESNDDTQRYLVPVIYFNHPLFGELLKEAENVYGFNHPGGITIPCGVSEFERVQTKIAAGERSPRQRWRRPKF